The nucleotide window TTTTTCTCCAAacagtattattattataagttGGTGTTTACTACCGTACCNNNNNNNNNNNNNNNNNNNNNNNNNNNNNNNNNNNNNNNNNNNNNNNNNNNNNNNNNNNNNNNNNNNNNNNNNNNNNNNNNNNNNNNNNNNNNNNNNNNNNNNNNNNNNNNNNNNNNNNNNNNNNNNNNNNNNNNNNNNNNNNNNNNNNNNNNNNNNNNNNNNNNNNNNNNNNNNNNNNNNNNNNNNNNNNNNNNNNNNNNNNNNNNNNNNNNNNNNNNNNNNNNNNNNNNNNNNNNNNNNNNNNNNNNNttttaataattaattctaatatacaaatatatttaaaaaaaaaaacccataGAGAGAGGTAGGTACCATAACATTCCAAATGAGCTTCTCAGGCTGGGTGTTGAGGGACTCATCCCAAGCACGCACCGCAATTTCCTTGGAACCAAGGAGGTCGAGCACCTCCACCTCCAACGACCAGAAGCACCAGCACCAGTATTTGCCGTATTTGTTCGGCTTCTCTGGGTGCTCTAAGCTGCACACTTGCCACGTCTCCCCACCGTCCATTGTAACCTCAACACGTGTCACCTTTCTTCCACCCCCTGCATTTTCAtcaacaaattaattaattaattaaccttACTTACAACCTCCAAGTGGACAGCAGTCGTATAAACACTTCATTTCAACCGACTGCCTACAGGTTCCAATATATACACCACCACTACTTGTCataataatttgaaatattattattcaaccagttaaaaatactatttaatttaaCTCCGCAAGTTCCAATTTATATTTtcagtgattttttttttcaactaggCCATGTATCTACTTTCGTAAAACAGGAAATTCAATTAATTGGtgaatcttttaatttcttggtGTGCACTGTTATGAAACACCGTACCATCCATAGTTTTACAATTAAAGTCGTACTTTgcatctattttttttcttcaaatataatattcaactTTAACATGTGCTTACCCTAAATAATCACCAATTGTTCCAATCTAACTCTATGTTATTTGCTCTTcctttatttaaaattgaatcCTTGCAAAGCCGTTCATTTCCATATATAACTATCAATTTTGGTTTTTGGCCTTGCATTTTGTTTCCGTGAACAAGACACACACATATATCCACGCACTTTTGGAAATTAAAAATGATCAACCAACCAATAGCAGCAAAACATGACAAAGCTTCTGATGATTGTTTTGAGATAGTCAAATCCATCCAAACAAACTCGATGTAACAAAAGcgaatatttaaaaaagagcaatgctagggaccagcaatttttgtgattgttagccatcaactagccatcaatgatgatttgatggtgtgagattggtgtgagatttcatccaatggctcacctttctttgctggttacatgctggccaaaattcaataaaactgctgatccctagacttttcctttaaaaaatgtatataataaaaataaaaccggTAAAAGTGCTTAGAAGTGTGAGAAATTAATATGAATGGAGATCTCAACTAGTGATACCAGAAAGTTTGCAACCAATGATTTCCCTTTCAGGTGCATGCGCACGCAGTTATTGGTGTATTTTACCAGTGCTAGGATGTAATTCTATTCATTCACTTTTACAAATTTTgagaaataatttattaattaaaaagagtTGAATTAAATATTACTGCAAAagtgaaggaaaagaagaaaaaataagaagagaagaaaTTGTGTTAATCAACTCACCAGAATATGCGTATCCCCTGAGTACATAAGGCCTCTGAGTAGTCCACGAGTTTATCGGCAAAATCTCGTCATGGCACGGCGTCGTTATCACAGAATTTATGTTGAGCTCATTGATCAAATACTCTGGCTTGTACCACCAagctaataaaaaagataataaattattagttacccttaaaattgaaaaaaaaaaagaaaaaagaaaaaaagaaaaaaaataccttcTGCATTGGCGAGTTCAGCATCCACATGAGAGGGTAGTACTCTGTTATCTTTGTAGTGGTAATAACTGTCAGATTGCTTCGGTGTAACTATGATGCGTTTCAACCATTTAACCATGCGTCCACCGATGAATCCGGGGATGATCATTCGAACAGGGAAACCGTGATCTGGCGCTAAACGCTCGCCGTTTTGCATGTAAGCCAGGATTATATCGCGGGAGGGATCCAGTGCAACCTCCCTCAGAATACTCGTTCCGTATTTGGATCCACCGCCACCTGGCAGATCCTCAGCGCCCTCGAAGCACACGTGGAGGGCGCCCTTCGTTTTGCTCATGATCCCGCACCGCTTCAACAAACTCCATAACGGCACACCTCTCCACACCGACGTGGAAATCGCCGCCGCTCCCCAGTTGAACCCGATGCTCTGCTTCACCATGTTTTGTTCCTTGCGCCGGTTTCCTGCGCAAACAAGCGTTGCAGGGAACTCGCGGCTTGGGAAATCGTGGAGGAGCTGGTCCATGGTGAAGTGTGCGGGACGTTTTATCATTCCGCATACTTCTACGGACCAGTCCTCCCATTGTGCCTTGGGAACAGGCCCGTGGTTACGTACATAGTGGATTGGGACCGGTGTGATGAAGCCATGGTGCATAAGGCGTTGTAGCGGTGGCTCAGAGTTAAACGGGTGCTTTCCGGTGAGACGGACGAGGGAGGCGTTGCGCTGGATCCAGCTGTCAGAGGTTCCATCGTCGCGCGGGTCGTAGATTGAAGGTTCCAATTCAGCGGTTCCCTTTTGAATGAGGGTTTTGAGTTCGGCGACGTCGTTTTCGTCGTCGTCTTCGTCGTCACTTGAGCAGGCGTTGTCTAAGTTGAACGGGGAGTCAGGTGACTTCTTGGGGCGCGTGAAGTCCGGATTTTGCGGGAGTTTGTTATAACCGCGAATGGGGGAATCTGAGcggttgttgttattattgttatgcgAAGGCTTGAAAGTGCGTACGACGCCGTTTAAAGGGGTTTGGACTTGGAGCCCTGGGGCTGGGTATTGACGGTTATCAACGGAAGCCGCCATTGCGGAAACTAGTGGAGAGTAATGTGTTTTAGTgggtgaaaaaaattaaaggattTGAATGAACATGGATGCGAATGGTTGTTGAGTTGAGCGAGGGAAACCAGGGGGGGGATAAGGGGTGTTATATAGGGAAGGTTTGAGGGAAGGACAGAAAGAAACGTAGGGAAGGTACGCCACACAAATGAGAAAGGAGTTGTAGTAGTGGTAGCATTAGTATACAATATGTCCCACGCATACTGATTACTGAATATAGTAGGCGTTTTTATTTAGATCAGGTGTACATggttttgtaaatattttatttttggtgttaaAATTCAATGATAATAAAATGTGACAGAAATAATAAGCTGTAACCaaaagtttcttttttttttttttaccaaacatAAAGAGATCCGAATTTACGATCtcttagttaattataaaaactcaaCCTTATTCAGCATTTCAAGGATATCACTGACATAGGTGGAGCTAGATGAAATATTAGAGGAaggcaaaaaaatatttacacaataaaataagattaaaataaaattttaaggtgggctaaactaaaatttacatataatttacatgtaaaagattaaaattaggGGAACTATTACCCCTCTTTGCTACAATGTAACTCCACCCTGGTTCGGTCCAATTTATGCATGTGAGGAGAAATTTACACGAGATCATTGAGAATGTCTTCGTATAAAAATATGttcaaaacattttttttcattgaataataataataataataataataataataataataataataataataataataatgcacaGAAGATAATAAGTAAAAATCGACACAAATTAAAGTCATAGGCTATGCATGTTGGTGGGGTAGTGATATATGGAAACATAAATATCTGCTATTTTCGTGTGTGTACAAACATAATAAGCAAAGACATAAATATCTGTtcattagttattatatatgtggtataatttttttgtgaacAAATATTAGTCGATTTGTGTCTCaagaatatatacaaaaatataataataaaagatttaaaatttttatatattcaatACACTGAAATATAATCAAGttctttttttcaataattttgtataacatttattttatagtGTTCTTAACCTATATTTTTAAGATACAAGTTAATAAAAAtccattatttattatatatattttttgtatattttattttttattaaaaatgatccataaaaatgaaaagaaataaaaatatcttgTATACCATAAAAAGAGATATATAAATGAAATGTccgcgaaaaataataaaaatattattatcaaaatataacaggtaaataagagagaaaaaaatgaagacGAAAAAAGCTATATAAGAAAGTTTTGGGTTAGGGATACGTGTAATACACATAATCCCCTTTATGTATTTGATTACTAATGTAATAATGTTAATCAAATCTTAGATTCAGTGTGAGCATTTTTCCCCGCAGTAGAAACCCCCCAACTTGGCATAAATAACTATTAAAAacaaatgatatttttgtagacaAAAACATTTCCAACACGGCAACATTCAAAACATAGTGCATTTCTGTTAATACCTCAAACCTAGGTGGAGGTTTTTACTTTAAACACTTCAGTTGTTAAACAATGATCAGTGACTTCAAGAGGGTGCATGTAGCATGGTTCTGTTAGAAAAATTttcgtgtatatatatattatttgatataaaaatactatatttaattattgtatatttatatattatttaaattatttttaatatatattttatataaattactaatttagtaattaattttgggtgtacctttaagattaattgtAATGCTAGTTATCGTAGCAGTGGTGTTCGACTTGATTTTGCTTGTGTTAGCAGAAATTGGAAGGGAAGGTGGCAACAAGGCTGACTGAGAAAAATTGAGAGTCGTTGCATTTTGCAAAGAAAGTTGTTTGCTATTTAGAGAGACTTTTTTTTAGCATGAGACTCGAGACAAAGAGACATTATATGTGAGACAGATTGTGTGGAGACTTTTACTATTGTCAATAATTTACAAGATTGCTCTGGGTTAATTGATCCTTTGGTGTTAAAATCCGTGATATTATGTCTTGGAAATGGCGTACTGATCTTCGATTGATCTTGAGAGATGTAAATACAGTAGCAGACATCATGATAAAAATCGCAATAAAGACCTTTTCTCTCCATTTTCTCTCCAAGTGAAGCTTCCattgctttaaaaaaaaaattaaaagtaatatttAGCGAAATTATCTTTCTTAAgcgtttcttatttttttctctcttaatttttatttattttcttttaagttaCCAAAAAATTTTGGGTGTAAATATAACAACCTATTTGATACACTCACATATAAAGGATTCTTTTCTCTGTATGCATGGAGAGCCATTGGTTCCCTAgttttatcaataaatatttgATCTTTTTGACTAGAAGTTTTTTAATTagcatttttttcataaaatactAGTAATATATGTTAACCATGTATAATAAttacacataaataaaaaagatttctGTGTCTCATTGAATTATATTATacgaaaatatttaataataataataaaaaattaatcaaaattaattaaaatttatcttatttaatatttattaattattaaaacaaaataataaatattaaataaaataagttttcattttttttagtattaccGCGTGTATATATAAAGTTGTACAGAATTGTATATTGTAATAGTTTATACAGAAGTGGAAGAAGGGACACTAAAAAGGTAAGTTGGTTAATTAATGTAGAAGATGGGTAAAGTGCATGGAGACATGTATGTATCTAATTATATAGCGAGATGGTCGGTTAAATACGGTCTAGATGGTATCGGGCCATATAAAGCCTATGCATATATATGCACCCTTCAATGCACAAAACAATACAATGCAAATTATTAAACTCAAAGTGATCTATATGCTTCACACGTACATTAGTTTATGTAGCAAATAATTCCCACCACTCCTTCATGCCNNNNNNNNNNNNNNNNNNNNNNNNNNNNNNNNNNNNNNNNNNNNNNNNNNNNNNNNNNNNNNNNNNNNNNNNNNNNNNNNNNNNNNNNNNNNNNNNNNNNNGGATATGCATGAGAGATATATGAtgttttctggaaattgtgatTATATGAACAtatatccatcaatccatgACACTGCtcattattatttcttaatataaatgtattgttttttatttaattttaattatattattatcctctctcaattttaaaatattattgtgaCATTGCCTACTAAATACGGTtttctatttaaattaataaaaaatgtattttttacttaaatatgtaaattatcaaatatttattcatataaattatgtAACGTATTTTAAGTATTAAGACTCATATATACATGTCAGGCTATATATAGAATACAGTTAAAATGTTTATTCATTTGagagattttataaattttaaaaaatttgtcacACCTTTAGTTTAgtacaaaaattaaactatatagTTTGCTGTAATTACGTGTGCTTAAGAAGTATTAACAGACAAAATACGATGTGGAACGTAATCGAGGCATTAGATTTTGGAGGTTGATTTGTCTATGGAGAGAAAAAAcatgtaaaagaagaaaaaatgtgtGATTTACGTGTAAGTTGTGgaataatttttgttagtttatcAATTTAATTACCAAAATAACTTAATCACTTACATTACTGTACTTCGAAATTAATAAGACATtaacataaatttataaattaaaaatacacatACAACATATCAAAGGTGATAAAATAGATCGAACTCACCAAATTTCCAAAAAAGGTAGATTAGACTATGATTTAGAACCTGCACGGCCAAATGCAGGGGTTTTTTGAGAAAAGAGATGGATTAAATTCTGAAccaaatgttatttatttatttttattttaataaaacagtaattaattttacaaaattaataattatataatttttaaatatatattttttatttttttattaattttattaattttattttattttacactttcatatatatatattcaatttatgtgagttattttttaaaat belongs to Arachis duranensis cultivar V14167 chromosome 8, aradu.V14167.gnm2.J7QH, whole genome shotgun sequence and includes:
- the LOC107460801 gene encoding inducible nitrate reductase [NADH] 2, which produces MAASVDNRQYPAPGLQVQTPLNGVVRTFKPSHNNNNNNRSDSPIRGYNKLPQNPDFTRPKKSPDSPFNLDNACSSDDEDDDENDVAELKTLIQKGTAELEPSIYDPRDDGTSDSWIQRNASLVRLTGKHPFNSEPPLQRLMHHGFITPVPIHYVRNHGPVPKAQWEDWSVEVCGMIKRPAHFTMDQLLHDFPSREFPATLVCAGNRRKEQNMVKQSIGFNWGAAAISTSVWRGVPLWSLLKRCGIMSKTKGALHVCFEGAEDLPGGGGSKYGTSILREVALDPSRDIILAYMQNGERLAPDHGFPVRMIIPGFIGGRMVKWLKRIIVTPKQSDSYYHYKDNRVLPSHVDAELANAEAWWYKPEYLINELNINSVITTPCHDEILPINSWTTQRPYVLRGYAYSGGGRKVTRVEVTMDGGETWQVCSLEHPEKPNKYGKYWCWCFWSLEVEVLDLLGSKEIAVRAWDESLNTQPEKLIWNVMGMMNNCWFRVKTNMCKAHSRGEIGISFEHPTQPGNQSGGWMAKERHLEKSSDTTPSLKKSVSTPFMNTSSKMFSISDVRKHCTAESAWIIVHGHVYDCTRFLKDHPGGTDSILINAGTDCTEEFEAIHSDKAKKMLEDYRIGELINTGYTSSSDSSPNTTVHGNSETTHLAPINEVTVPPVTPIRSVALNPREKIPCKLVSKKSISSDVRLFRFALPSEDQLLGLPVGKHVFVCANIDGKLCMRAYTPSSDVDEVGHFDLVVKIYFKNVHPKFPNGGLMSQHLDSLPIGSFLEIKGPLGHIEYTGKGNFTVHGNHRFAKRLAMLAGGTGITPIYQVAQAILKDPEDRTEMHVVYANRSEDDILLREELDAWAKSDERFKIWYVVENQREGWEYSVGFITESILREHLPPASEDTLALTCGPPPMIKFAVQPNLEKMGYDIKNNLLLF